The Georgenia faecalis genome includes a window with the following:
- a CDS encoding ABC transporter permease gives MSTTSTVAPASAGRATPRAPRRNPLRSVPLISVALLVLLVVAGILLASRGENLLSAGSIVDILTRSSLLGFIAIGQTLVILCRSLDLSVGYVAALSSLVAAVVMDGEPSRILLGVAAALGIAAAVGLFNGIVTTKLGVHAFITTLGSGLIIKGFLDTRYPGPSGSVPSAFQGFGYTRIGVLPVSAIIMLVIAAAGALMLHRTRLGHSMFAVGGNIDVARLSGIRTDRTLILAHVMCSTMAGLAGLLLAARFSTGVGAQIYGAGYDLDSIAAVVLGGTLLLGGRGGIGGTIAAVLILGVLDSLFNQLQINPFFRDVLRGVIIIAAVALYARRQIDPKKARVRFRDTTSPSAAEPPPATEGGRS, from the coding sequence ATGAGCACGACGTCGACGGTGGCCCCGGCGTCCGCCGGGCGCGCGACCCCGCGCGCGCCCCGCCGGAACCCGCTGCGGTCGGTCCCGCTCATCTCCGTGGCGCTGCTCGTGCTGCTCGTCGTCGCCGGCATCCTGCTGGCCTCCCGGGGCGAGAACCTCCTCAGCGCCGGCTCGATCGTCGACATCCTCACGCGTTCCAGCCTCCTCGGCTTCATCGCGATCGGGCAGACGCTCGTGATCCTGTGCCGGTCCCTCGACCTCTCGGTCGGTTACGTGGCGGCCCTGAGCAGCCTGGTCGCCGCCGTCGTCATGGACGGGGAGCCGTCGCGCATCCTCCTCGGCGTCGCCGCGGCGCTCGGGATCGCGGCCGCCGTCGGGCTGTTCAACGGGATCGTCACGACCAAGCTCGGCGTCCACGCCTTCATCACCACGCTCGGGTCGGGCCTCATCATCAAGGGCTTCCTCGACACCCGGTACCCCGGCCCGTCCGGGTCGGTGCCCTCGGCGTTCCAGGGCTTCGGCTACACGCGCATCGGCGTGCTGCCGGTCTCCGCGATCATCATGCTCGTCATCGCCGCGGCCGGCGCCCTCATGCTCCACCGCACCCGGCTGGGGCACAGCATGTTCGCCGTCGGCGGCAACATCGACGTCGCGCGCCTGTCCGGCATCCGCACCGACCGCACGCTCATCCTCGCGCACGTCATGTGCTCGACGATGGCCGGCCTCGCCGGCCTGCTCCTCGCGGCCCGGTTCAGCACCGGCGTCGGGGCGCAGATCTACGGGGCGGGCTACGACCTCGACTCCATCGCCGCCGTCGTCCTCGGCGGGACGCTGCTCCTCGGCGGACGCGGCGGCATCGGCGGCACGATCGCCGCGGTCCTCATCCTCGGCGTCCTCGACAGCCTCTTCAACCAGCTGCAGATCAACCCGTTCTTCCGGGACGTCCTGCGGGGCGTCATCATCATCGCCGCCGTCGCCCTGTACGCCCGGCGGCAGATCGACCCGAAGAAGGCCCGGGTGCGGTTCCGGGACACGACCTCACCGAGCGCCGCGGAACCACCGCCCGCGACCGAGGGAGGCCGCTCATGA
- a CDS encoding ABC transporter permease, translating to MSTRTGAAPGGPPSFLAQLKQNGSGPVLVVLAVLVAVMAVLNPGFYEPPSLMAFLRNAAPLVILAIGQYFVIVAGEFDLSVGSLVGAQVVIAARLINGEEDRTWPVIALMVGFGLLVGLVNGLITTLLRVPSFITTLGTMLVLYGAIRMWTGGSPTGALSEGFRQWGRLGIDMPVLRQLPYALLIMIALAVVGILVMRSSYGRVLMATGDNDTAATFAGGRVWLVRTGAFVLSSLFATVAGILVGGFAGVTAQVGQGMEFTAITAVVLGGVLLGGGRGWVVGAMAGALTYQLLERLLVQLDMPSTLNPTIQGVIIIAAVAFAADRWRTRRGRTAPQTPAEPEPVGVA from the coding sequence ATGAGCACCCGCACCGGCGCGGCACCGGGCGGGCCGCCGTCCTTCCTCGCGCAGCTCAAGCAGAACGGCAGCGGGCCGGTGCTCGTCGTGCTGGCGGTGCTCGTCGCCGTCATGGCCGTGCTCAACCCCGGGTTCTACGAGCCGCCGTCCCTCATGGCGTTCCTGCGCAACGCCGCGCCGCTCGTCATCCTCGCGATCGGCCAGTACTTCGTCATCGTGGCGGGCGAGTTCGACCTCTCGGTCGGCAGTCTCGTCGGCGCGCAGGTGGTCATCGCGGCGCGGCTCATCAACGGCGAGGAGGACCGCACGTGGCCCGTCATCGCCCTCATGGTGGGCTTCGGGCTGCTCGTGGGGCTCGTCAACGGCCTCATCACCACCCTCCTGCGGGTGCCGTCGTTCATCACCACGCTCGGCACGATGCTCGTGCTCTACGGCGCGATCCGGATGTGGACCGGGGGGTCGCCCACGGGCGCCCTCTCCGAGGGCTTCCGCCAGTGGGGGCGCCTGGGTATCGACATGCCCGTCCTGCGTCAGCTGCCCTACGCGCTGCTCATCATGATCGCCCTCGCCGTCGTCGGGATCCTCGTCATGCGCTCCTCCTACGGGCGGGTGCTCATGGCGACCGGTGACAACGACACCGCTGCCACCTTCGCCGGGGGCCGGGTCTGGCTCGTCCGGACCGGGGCGTTCGTGCTCTCCTCCCTCTTCGCCACCGTCGCCGGCATCCTCGTCGGCGGCTTCGCCGGGGTCACCGCCCAGGTCGGCCAGGGCATGGAGTTCACCGCCATCACCGCCGTCGTGCTCGGCGGGGTCCTCCTCGGCGGCGGGCGCGGGTGGGTCGTCGGGGCGATGGCGGGCGCGTTGACCTACCAGCTCCTCGAGCGCCTCCTCGTCCAGCTCGACATGCCCTCGACGCTCAACCCGACGATCCAGGGCGTCATCATCATCGCCGCCGTCGCCTTCGCGGCGGACCGGTGGCGCACCCGACGAGGGCGGACCGCCCCGCAGACGCCCGCCGAGCCCGAGCCCGTGGGAGTCGCATGA
- a CDS encoding substrate-binding domain-containing protein, with protein sequence MQRKLRVTAGILGLGLALTACTTDAPTDTEDPTTTAAPTTESGTDAATAAEGGTEEGEFFVRADYETELAQRDMTPEGDPETPWLQMIEPIEMADTAEFAAEGPQTLCFSNASISNPWRVTGWTTMQQQVEVLQAEGVIGEFRVADAGDDDNKQISDIESFISDGDCGALIISPSTTATLTPAVEAACESGVPVIVFDRGVNTDCAVTFIHPIGGYAYGASGAEFLVENLEPGSTVLALRILPGVDVLEHRWGAANDIFSQSDLEVVGVEFTGGDGAQIKDIVTQYLQRGDVDGIWMDAGDGAVAAVEAFEDAGADYPVFVGEDELSFLRKWEDTGMTAIGLSYSNFQWRTPVLAAQMIWNGEEVPAEWVLPQAPITEDDLADYLERNVDMPSLHYAKFGGEDLPGFPDAWQGR encoded by the coding sequence ATGCAGCGAAAGCTCCGCGTGACCGCCGGCATCCTCGGTCTCGGGCTCGCCCTGACCGCCTGCACGACCGACGCACCGACGGACACCGAGGACCCCACCACCACCGCCGCGCCCACCACGGAGAGCGGCACCGACGCCGCCACCGCCGCCGAGGGCGGCACCGAGGAAGGGGAGTTCTTCGTCCGCGCCGACTACGAGACCGAGCTCGCCCAGCGGGACATGACCCCGGAGGGGGACCCCGAGACGCCCTGGCTGCAGATGATCGAACCCATCGAGATGGCCGACACCGCCGAGTTCGCCGCGGAGGGGCCGCAGACGCTGTGCTTCTCCAACGCCTCGATCTCCAACCCGTGGCGCGTCACGGGCTGGACCACCATGCAGCAGCAGGTGGAGGTCCTCCAGGCCGAGGGGGTCATCGGCGAGTTCCGCGTCGCGGACGCCGGCGACGACGACAACAAGCAGATCTCCGACATCGAGTCCTTCATCTCCGACGGCGACTGCGGCGCCCTCATCATCTCGCCGTCGACGACGGCGACCCTCACGCCCGCCGTCGAGGCGGCCTGCGAGAGCGGCGTGCCGGTCATCGTCTTCGACCGCGGGGTCAACACCGACTGCGCCGTCACCTTCATCCACCCCATCGGGGGGTACGCCTACGGCGCGAGCGGCGCGGAGTTCCTCGTGGAGAACCTCGAGCCGGGCTCGACGGTGCTGGCGCTGCGGATCCTGCCCGGCGTGGACGTCCTCGAGCACCGCTGGGGCGCCGCGAACGACATCTTCTCGCAGAGCGACCTCGAGGTCGTCGGCGTGGAGTTCACCGGTGGGGACGGCGCCCAGATCAAGGACATCGTCACCCAGTACCTGCAGCGCGGGGACGTCGATGGCATCTGGATGGACGCCGGTGACGGCGCCGTCGCCGCCGTCGAGGCCTTCGAGGACGCGGGCGCGGACTACCCGGTCTTCGTCGGGGAGGACGAGCTGAGCTTCCTGCGCAAGTGGGAGGACACGGGCATGACGGCAATCGGCCTCAGCTACTCGAACTTCCAGTGGCGCACGCCCGTCCTGGCCGCCCAGATGATCTGGAACGGCGAGGAGGTGCCCGCGGAGTGGGTCCTGCCCCAGGCGCCCATCACCGAGGACGACCTGGCCGACTACCTCGAGCGCAACGTCGACATGCCGTCGTTGCACTACGCCAAGTTCGGCGGCGAGGACCTGCCCGGGTTCCCGGACGCCTGGCAGGGCCGCTAG
- a CDS encoding sugar phosphate isomerase/epimerase family protein yields the protein MTSRQIGVNTWVWTSPLTDDSLRRLAPTIKDWGFDLVELPVENLGDWDPVAAAALLGDLGLGATVTLVMGAGSELVATDAATVRRTQDYLRGVIDAARTVGSPVIAGPAYASVGRTWRMDPGERRRCYGELAEHLAPVAEHGRAAGVTLAVEPLNRYETSLLNTVDQALEALAPLPDVGLLLDVYHMNIEETDVPAAIRRAGARIAHVQVCANDRGAPGADHLPWAQILAALDDAGYVGPLCIESFTAENATIATAASIWRPLAVTQDAIAVDGLAHLKELMPSS from the coding sequence ATGACGTCTCGCCAGATCGGCGTGAACACCTGGGTGTGGACCTCCCCGCTCACCGACGACTCGCTGCGCCGGCTCGCCCCCACGATCAAGGACTGGGGCTTCGACCTCGTGGAGCTGCCGGTCGAGAACCTCGGCGACTGGGACCCGGTCGCCGCCGCGGCGCTGCTGGGCGACCTCGGGCTCGGGGCCACGGTCACGCTCGTCATGGGTGCGGGCAGCGAGCTCGTCGCCACCGATGCCGCCACCGTCCGCAGGACCCAGGACTACCTCCGCGGCGTCATCGACGCCGCCCGCACGGTCGGGTCCCCGGTGATCGCCGGGCCGGCGTACGCCTCCGTCGGCCGGACCTGGCGGATGGACCCGGGCGAGCGCCGCCGCTGCTACGGCGAACTCGCCGAGCACCTGGCGCCCGTCGCCGAGCACGGCCGGGCCGCGGGCGTGACGCTCGCCGTCGAGCCGCTCAACCGCTACGAGACCTCGCTCCTCAACACCGTCGACCAGGCGCTCGAGGCCCTGGCGCCGCTGCCGGACGTCGGCCTGCTGCTCGACGTCTACCACATGAACATCGAGGAGACGGATGTGCCGGCGGCGATCCGGCGCGCCGGCGCCCGCATCGCCCACGTCCAGGTCTGCGCGAACGACCGCGGCGCGCCCGGGGCCGACCACCTGCCCTGGGCGCAGATCCTTGCGGCGCTCGACGACGCCGGTTACGTGGGCCCGCTGTGCATCGAGTCCTTCACCGCCGAGAACGCGACCATCGCGACCGCGGCGTCGATCTGGCGGCCGCTCGCCGTCACCCAGGACGCGATCGCCGTCGACGGCCTCGCCCACCTCAAGGAGCTGATGCCCAGCAGCTGA